The nucleotide window CGGTGGCTTTGGCAGCCTCGCGGCGCGGGGCCAGCAGCCCGGTTCACCTGCGCACTCCCGGCGGCGACCTGCGCGTATCGTTTGAAGCCCGCGCCGATGGCTCTTTCACCCACGTTTACCTCAGCGGCCCCGCCACCTGCGTGTTTGAGGGAAGCTACGAAGTAGTAACAGGTAACAGGTAACAAGTTACACGTTGCCCCTGGTGGCAGACTTAGGCCAGAGGCCGCGTCTGCCCGCCGCCGGATAGAAGCCAGTCTCCTGACTGGCGGCCGCAAAGCGGCCAGCCGGTGACGCACCCCAGTGCTCCGCCCCGTCTGTCACCTGTTACCATCACACCTATGCTTGGCAACGACCTCGTTTTCCTGCGTGCCCTCGAACCGGAGGACTTAGACTTCCTGTACATGCTGGAAAACGACGCCGACGTATGGGGTGTTTCTGATACGCTGGCGCCCGTGTCGCGGCACCTGCTGCGGCAGTATCTGGAACACGCTGCCGCCGACTTACATCAGGTGCGCCAGCTTCGGCTGGTTATAGGCACTCAGGTCACAAGGCAGGCTGTAGGCACCGTCGATTTGTTTGACTTCAACCCACTGCATGGCCGGGCGGGCGTGGGAATTATGGTGCTG belongs to Hymenobacter sp. J193 and includes:
- a CDS encoding GNAT family N-acetyltransferase — translated: MLGNDLVFLRALEPEDLDFLYMLENDADVWGVSDTLAPVSRHLLRQYLEHAAADLHQVRQLRLVIGTQVTRQAVGTVDLFDFNPLHGRAGVGIMVLAAERRQGYAQASLELLLSYARHTLRLHQVYCSVAASNEASQHLFEKIGFSRVGIRRQWLRNTQGWEDVVEYQYLL